One segment of Eschrichtius robustus isolate mEscRob2 chromosome 3, mEscRob2.pri, whole genome shotgun sequence DNA contains the following:
- the PRPF38B gene encoding pre-mRNA-splicing factor 38B → MANNSPALTGNSQPQHQAAAAAAQQQQQQQCGGGGATKPAVSGKQGNVLPLWGNEKTMNLNPMILTNILSSPYFKVQLYELKTYHEVVDEIYFKVTHVEPWEKGSRKTAGQTGMCGGVRGVGTGGIVSTAFCLLYKLFTLKLTRKQVMGLITHTDSPYIRALGFMYIRYTQPPTDLWDWFESFLDDEEDLDVKAGGGCVMTIGEMLRSFLTKLEWFSTLFPRIPVPVQKNIDQQIKTRPRKIKKDGKESAEEIDRHVERRRSRSPRRSLSPRRSPRRSRSRSHHREGHGSSSFDRELEREKERQRLEREAKEREKERRRSRSIDRGLERRHSRSRERHRSRSRSRDRKGDRRDRDREREKENERGRRRDRDYDKERGNDREKERSRERSKERRSRGEVEEKKYKEDKDDRRHRDDKKDSKKEKKHSRSRSRERKHRSRSRSRNAGKRSRSRSKEKSSKHKNESKEKSNKRSRSGSQGRTDSVEKSRKREHSPSKEKSRKRSRSKERSHKRDHSDSKDQSDKHDPRRSQSIESESQEKQHKNKDETV, encoded by the exons ATGGCTAACAACAGCCCCGCGCTGACAGGCAACTCGCAGCCGCAGCACCAGGCGGCCGCAGCCGcggcccagcagcagcagcagcagcagtgcgGCGGCGGTGGCGCCACCAAGCCGGCAGTCTCGGGCAAGCAGGGCAATGTGCTGCCGCTGTGGGGCAACGAAAAGACTATGAATCTCAACCCCATGATCTTGACCAATATCCTGTCGTCGCCTTACTTCAAAGTGCAGCTCTACGAGCTCAAGACCTACCACGAGGTGGTGGACGAGATCTACTTTAAG GTCACACATGTTGAACCATGggagaaaggaagcaggaaaacAGCTGGCCAAACAGGGATGTGCGGAGGG GTTCGAGGCGTTGGGACAGGAGGAATTGTTTCTACAGCTTTTTGCCTGTTATACAAATTGTTTACTCTGAAGTTAACTCGCAAGCAAGTGATGGGTCTTATAACACACACAGACTCTCCATATATTAGAGCCCTTGGATTTATGTATATAAG GTACACACAACCCCCTACAGATCTATGGGATTGGTTTGAATCCTTCCTTGATGATGAAGAG gACCTAGATGTGAAGGCTGGTGGAGGCTGTGTAATGACCATTGGAGAAATGCTACGGTCTTTTCTCACAAAACTGGAGTGGTTTTCTACCTTGTTTCCAAGAATTCCGGTTCCAGTTCAGAAGAATATCGATCAACAGATTAAAACCCGAccaagaaaaatcaagaaagatgGAAAGGAAAGTGCTGAGGAAATAGACAGACATGTTGAACGCAGGCGTTCAAG GTCTCCAAGGAGATCACTGAGTCCACGGAGGTCCCCAAGAAGATCCAGAAGTAGAAGCCATCATCGGGAGGGCCATGGGTCTTCTAGTTTTGACCGAGAATTAGAACGAGAGAAAGAACGCCAGCGACTAGAGCGTGAAgccaaagaaagggaaaaagaaaggcgAAGATCCCGAAGTATTGATCGGGGGCTAGAACGCAGGCATAGCAGGAGTAGGGAAAGACATAGAAGCCGTAGTCGAAGTCGTGATAGGAAAGGGGATAGAAGGGACAGGGAtcgggaaagagagaaagaaaatgagagaggtAGAAGACGAGATCGTGACTATGATAAGGAAAGAGGTAATGACCGAGAAAAGGAGAGATCAAGAGAACGGTCCAAGGAACGGAGAAGTAGGGGTgaggtagaagaaaagaaatataaagaagacAAAGATGATAGGCGGCATAGAGATGACAAAAAAGattccaagaaagagaaaaaacatagtAGAAgtagaagcagagaaagaaaacatagaagtagGAGTAGAAGTAGAAATGCAGGGAAACGAAGTAGAAGCAGGAGCAAAGAGAAATCaagtaaacataaaaatgaaagtaaagaaaaatcaaataaacgGAGTAGAAGTGGCAGTCAAGGAAGAACTGACAGTgttgaaaaatcaagaaaacgGGAACATAGCCCCAGCAAAGAAAAGTCTAGGAAGCGTAGCAGAAGCAAAGAACGTTCCCACAAACGAGATCACAGTGATAGTAAGGACCAGTCTGACAAACATGATCCCCGAAGGAGCCAAAGTATAGAATCAGAGAGCcaagaaaaacaacataaaaacaaaGATGAGACTGTGTGA